CCTCAGTTGCAGCACGTTTCTTCCACCCATGCCGTTATTTTGATTTTGCTAAAGAAGCTTTCCTCAAATGTCTAGGTTTGGATTCAGAATCTCCTGACGAAGAACACAAACATGAAGACTGATGGATGCATCTTTCCACTTCCACTTTTGATCTTCATATAGTCTCTCATTCACACTATATATACGTCCAAGATGAAAATCAGGTagctttttcttcacaaattaTTGTTGTTTTGCATATAGGAACTTAGCTGTACAGATTGGACGGGAAAACAAGTGCATATATATGCTATTGGCAAAATGTATAAAATCGGTGTCTTAACAGTTAACATGTATCAGTAACTGACTTTTGAAGGGCACAAAGCCCGCACAGGATTGTTCTGTGGGTACTAGGAGATTCAAATAGTTTGGATATTTCAGTTAGATTTCGAGGCAATGGTGTTTGATGTAATTTTGTACATGTGCGcacacataattttttttatttttttacgggAAAAAAATttggacttttttttttgttagtatTCCAAAATATTTTAAGTATATTATTATTTGGGTACAAAATAATTTACAGTTGTAAGCTAAAATTATCAGAAAAATGGAAACTAAAAAAAGTTGGTACAAATTGCCAAAAACTTCCTTCGAAAGTCAAAACAACTAAACCATATGTATACTTTTAATCTGAAAATTCTAAATCTAAAGTCAACTCACAACCAACATTTCAAGCTTAATATGCAAAATACAAACTGCTTGAGctgtaaaaaaaagaaaaatattgcGAATTATCCTAATCCATAATTAGCAATCTAATTATTGGCTTATACTTTCATCCAAGTCTATCTGCAACCAAAATCAAATTTACCATCTCCTTAAAAAATCCATCAAAtagatgttttattttaaatggGAAAAAAGAAACATGCTATGGAAATCAATTCTTGTAAAGATTTAACAGAAGAATCACCTAGAAAATCATCTTCTGCACAAGAAGGGCAACCCCCTCTTTCCCTAGTAGAACCTTCTGTTAAGAACAAACTCCATAAATTCCCGAAAACAATGCGGATGATCCGGTCCATAATCCGGTCATTCCCCATTATAAGCACCCCGAAACCTTGTAGTAGGTTACCGGAGATCAGCTTTCGAATCAATAGCGTGAGTCACCGGGTGACAGGCACATTATTGGGGTACAAGAAGGGTAAGGTGAGTTTTTCATTGCAAGAAACAAGCAAGAGTTTGCCTACATTGGTGTTGGATTTACCTATACAAACCCACGTTCTACAAAAAGAAATGAGCGTAGGAATGGTCAGGATTGCCCTTGAATGCGAAAAAAGGGATGAAAAAGAGAGAATGGGTTTGTTAGAAGAGCCTGTATGGGACATGTTCTGTAATGGGAAGAAATTAGGATATGCGGTTAAGAGGGAGGCTAATGAGATGGAGTTGAGTATAATGGAGCTTCTCAAGGTCATTACAATGGGTGTCGGAGTCTTACCATCTTCCGAGTTTTCCGATGGTGATCATGATGACGAGTTGGCCTATATTCGAATCAACTTTGATCATGTTGTTGGGTCCAAGGATTCTGAAACCTTATATATGATGTGCCCAGAAGGGAATAACATTATTGATCTTAGTATTTTCTTTGTAAGGATTTAAGAATATATGTTGGTAAACTATCCATAAACGAATTATAGATCATTCGTTATCTGGCTACCAAACAGGCCCTTAGAGTACAATTGGGTGTTGTGCATGCACTGATGTCTTATTCAGGAGCATCGGCCACTTAGCCAAGCATGCCGAACCAGATATTCAAGTCAAATTTGCTACATTCTGTTTCTCAAGACAATTCAAATATGCGTCAAATAAATCATGCTCAACCCGATATATATTTAGGTGTAGCTTAGAGATTTATCTTGGCCGGACTGACTATTAAGTTTTTTGTGAATTCATATTCATATTCATATTCATATTCATGAATCATGATAATGTAATGTCCCCAAATTTATAATTCACGAAAATATCAGATCACAATTCGCATATTATTACTTCCTTTGTAAACTTCTCAACAAGTGACATACACTTTGAGGTAACTCTGTTTAACTTCCTCTATAATGAGATTGAggtttaaattattattatatttgttatTCAGTTACAGAGTATAATAAAAGTATACTCTGTACTACATATGGACGTTTCATAATGTTGTTTACGGTTAGTATATGtacaaatattaaaataaacagAGAAGAGTGTGTAAAAAAATGGATGGATTTaaagaaaaaagaataaaataaaagaaagtgAGTAGAAAGTAAAAAATGTTATGAGGTACGAGAGGTAAGATCATAAAATTTCAtatcaaaaaatataataaagtataatataaagaacattatgaaatagactaaaacgaaaagaataaatattattttaaaacgGATGTACTCCGTGCGTAATGGTCTACACTATGAGTAAATAAAATAGTGGCAGTAAAGATTCAGTACACTCAAAAGCAAGCAATTGCCTAGTTGCCTTCCCTTAAAGGCTTAAACATCCCACCACAAGTATTCGACAACCCTTGAAAGCAACATCATACCCCAATAAAAGTAAGCACGTAGCCATTCTTAACCCCTCAAACTCTTTACTCTTACGTGTACTCTTTCAATTCCTCCCAATATTCCTTAATATTATCCcctaaaacaaacaaaattacaACCTAAGTAAGCTATCTTCACTAAAACCCTCTAAATAGATTCTTACAACTTGTCAATTTCTCTTAGTATTATTCTCCTCTAATGATGACTACTATGACCACGGCGCATGTGGTGCACTGCGAGCTCCAGCCTCCGAGGCAGTCCCCGAGGTTGGGGCCTGACTCGTCGAGCAGTCCTGATCAGGCAAAGATTATCCTACAGCCGCGGATGTGCACACTTAGATCATACGCTTCTGATAGTGGTAGCGGCGTGATCAAGTCAATCATTACCAAATCAAAAGACGGTGTCGGTGTCGGTGTCGGTATCGGTGGTGGTGTTGATGGTAATGATCAGGAGGAAGAGTTGCTGTCTCCATTTTTTGCGAACTTGTACGATTATATAGAAAGTAGTAAGAAGAGTCAGGACTTTGAGATCATCACTGGTCGTCTTGCTATGGTAATTTTTTTTCACTACTCTTGCATCCTTTTATTTTCACCGTGAATGTTTATTAAAGATAATTATACAAATAGTACTTCTACTAATtctacttgtttttttttttttttttttttttttgacataggctaaatttgcataaaaataaaagtttacAAACTACAAACTAAAGTATTAGATCTTTATAGACCATTACACACATTACAAAACAAACTACTACGATTATAATCCTTATAGGCATGTAAGTAGTTGGCTCTTCCCTTGTCGGCCCTTGATTGTTGTAACTACCTTGTTTACACCACCGTTGAGGCGTTATCGTGCCAAGGCCCCTTGTGGTTGAGATTCCCTTATAGAAGATGGTGGTAACATTGGGTTGCTTACCACTAAGATGCTCCCTAACTAATCTGCAGAAATTGGGAGACAAGAAAAGCAGAGGAAGCGAGACAAAGCTACAGTCTTGGTTAGAAGACCTTGTGAATTGCACACAAGCGCCTAGAGTCCCAAAACATGACTCGAGTAGCATGCTATGAGGCCCCATAAAATGGGGAGCAGCGttcaaattttgaattttgaaagcgTTAACCTAAAAAGAAGACTAACAACTGTTAACCTCCAGAACCAATTAAGACCCAAGACTCTAGCACAAAGACCCTTCCTAACTTCTACTTTCCTCATCCAACCACTAACTTCAATACCTCCAACTCCACAGTTACATGAGACGAAGCCCTCCAAACTACACATCACAACACAACCTCCAACAGTTAAACTACCAACCTCAGAGGAGGAGATGACTCCATCGAACTTTACCTTAGAAAACATGTAACCAAAACCCAAATATTCATCACCTTTAAACCACCTTCGAACAACAACTAGGAACCACATTTGACAACCACAACCAACAATCACAAAAGGACACTTACCAACAAACTTGAAAAGAAACCAGAAACTTTCTACCCACATTAGCCTATAAAAACACACCATAATCGCAAAATCAAGCCAAATCTCAAAACCAACATCATTAGAAAACCTACGGAATTCCATAACcaaaatcacaacacacaaatgaCCAATTAAAAAACCCAAAATTGAGACCCTCAAATAGAACTTTacctttacctttaccgtcaaGATCGGGGTGGTACGACACTACGAGACGGCGGCGGCGTTCTAAAGAGTTTTGGGATTAAATAGGCCAAACACTAACCCGATAACAACTCAAAGTAGACGATTCCTAACCCAAACGAAACCCTAACCCCTAAACTTTTACCTTTACCACTCGATTTTGGTGGCGGCGTTTGGGGAAGTGGTGAGATAGGCGCCTAAAGTTGAAATCTGGACAAAGAAACTCCCGAAACGATGATGGTGAAATTGAGTTTGCCCGATGAACCACCAATTACCCTTACAACACTGACGAGAGAAAATCGAACTAAGAGGAGTTGAAATTTCCGAAAACGGGAACTTGTTCGCCTCTTTTTCTTCGTCGCCGGTGAAACAAACTAACTAACTATAACTATGACGGTGCACGCAAGCTCGCCGGCGGCCGATACGCTTTTGACCACCAGCGAGCAGGCGGCCGCCGCTAGGGTTTGAAGGGTTTGAAGGGTTTTTTCTTAGAGAAGAGGAAAGGTAGAGAGAAGCCAGAAGTTTAGCGAgctttttttcaacttttgtgTGTGTAATCTAATTCTACTTGTTAGAACATGCAACTCAGAGCAAGGTGTAGTAAAATTAATTTTGTTAGGTACGTTAGTAGGTCAATTATGGTATATTGTGACGGTTTTAAATT
This genomic stretch from Spinacia oleracea cultivar Varoflay chromosome 3, BTI_SOV_V1, whole genome shotgun sequence harbors:
- the LOC110787252 gene encoding protein MIZU-KUSSEI 1, which encodes MGKKKHAMEINSCKDLTEESPRKSSSAQEGQPPLSLVEPSVKNKLHKFPKTMRMIRSIIRSFPIISTPKPCSRLPEISFRINSVSHRVTGTLLGYKKGKVSFSLQETSKSLPTLVLDLPIQTHVLQKEMSVGMVRIALECEKRDEKERMGLLEEPVWDMFCNGKKLGYAVKREANEMELSIMELLKVITMGVGVLPSSEFSDGDHDDELAYIRINFDHVVGSKDSETLYMMCPEGNNIIDLSIFFVRI
- the LOC110787253 gene encoding stress enhanced protein 2, chloroplastic, with amino-acid sequence MMTTMTTAHVVHCELQPPRQSPRLGPDSSSSPDQAKIILQPRMCTLRSYASDSGSGVIKSIITKSKDGVGVGVGIGGGVDGNDQEEELLSPFFANLYDYIESSKKSQDFEIITGRLAMIVFAATIGAELATGNSVFKKMDVQGITEGLGACMAAVTCAAAFAYSSNARKKVGRIFTISCNAFIDTLVDNIIDGLFYENDEDDQSNDSNL